In Xylanibacter ruminicola 23, a single genomic region encodes these proteins:
- a CDS encoding RNA-binding domain-containing protein, producing MALAINIEDLLNKQKIESNRIEFKKGWNPASIYHSVCAFANDFDDLGGGYILVGVDSDDDTGMAIRPVVGVPIEKIDGILQDMVSYNNKMSPYYMPRTSVEEVDGKQVLVIWCPAGINRPYSVPENVTAKNGSKEYFYIRSGTSSIIAKGEVLDELRELASRVPFDERGNPDIKVEDISTLLLREYLVKVGSKLANELYERPLSEILEQMDLYVGPSENRMLRNVAAMMFCENPSKFFKRTQVEVVFFPEGRLVNPNNLYEAPVITGSVTQIIERTLEYLNRMVVMQSIIKPKNDNHSIKFYTYPYQALEESITNSLYHRDYREWEPVVITVEPKGITIQNVGGPDRSIPVADINRGELLISKRYRNRRLGEYLKELELTEGRSTGIPTIQNVLKANGSPRAVVVTDEERTFFRITIPCHEAAGNVIADIATREKIKDSSQEMVKNIPDVLKDVLKDVQKDVLKELSERQIVILELICTSPEATLIEMSRKLKVSDKTIQREFTAIRKLGINIERQNGRKEGKWVIKIGK from the coding sequence ATGGCACTGGCAATAAATATAGAAGATCTACTGAACAAGCAGAAGATAGAGTCCAATAGGATTGAGTTCAAGAAAGGTTGGAATCCCGCAAGTATATACCATAGCGTGTGTGCTTTTGCCAATGATTTCGACGATCTTGGTGGTGGATATATATTGGTTGGCGTAGATAGCGATGATGATACAGGGATGGCTATCCGTCCCGTCGTAGGTGTGCCGATAGAGAAAATTGACGGTATTCTTCAGGATATGGTGAGCTATAACAACAAGATGTCACCGTATTATATGCCCAGGACAAGTGTTGAAGAGGTGGACGGAAAGCAGGTTCTGGTGATTTGGTGTCCTGCAGGCATCAACAGACCATACTCTGTACCTGAGAATGTGACTGCAAAGAATGGTAGCAAGGAGTATTTCTATATTCGTAGTGGTACGAGCAGCATCATTGCCAAGGGCGAGGTGCTAGACGAACTACGTGAATTGGCAAGTCGTGTACCGTTTGATGAAAGGGGGAATCCTGACATTAAAGTAGAGGATATATCTACGTTGTTGCTTCGTGAGTATCTGGTTAAAGTAGGCAGTAAGCTGGCTAATGAGTTATACGAAAGACCACTGAGCGAGATTCTGGAGCAGATGGACTTGTATGTTGGTCCATCAGAAAACCGTATGCTGAGGAATGTTGCTGCAATGATGTTTTGCGAGAATCCAAGTAAGTTTTTCAAGCGGACACAGGTAGAAGTGGTTTTCTTCCCTGAAGGACGACTGGTAAATCCCAACAATCTCTATGAGGCTCCTGTCATCACAGGTTCCGTGACACAGATCATTGAGCGGACGTTGGAGTATCTGAATCGCATGGTGGTGATGCAATCCATCATTAAACCCAAGAATGACAACCACAGTATCAAGTTCTATACCTATCCTTACCAAGCATTGGAGGAAAGTATTACGAACTCGTTATATCATCGCGACTATCGGGAATGGGAGCCAGTGGTGATTACTGTCGAGCCGAAGGGTATTACCATTCAGAACGTTGGTGGGCCAGACCGCAGCATCCCAGTTGCTGACATCAATCGTGGAGAATTGCTTATCTCCAAACGTTATCGCAACCGTCGTTTGGGTGAATATCTGAAGGAATTGGAGTTGACCGAAGGACGAAGCACAGGTATTCCTACCATCCAGAATGTATTGAAGGCAAATGGCTCGCCTCGCGCTGTCGTCGTTACGGATGAAGAGCGCACCTTCTTCCGCATCACTATTCCCTGTCATGAAGCAGCGGGCAATGTTATTGCTGACATAGCGACAAGAGAGAAGATAAAGGATAGTTCACAGGAAATGGTCAAGAACATCCCTGATGTCCTGAAGGATGTCCTAAAAGATGTCCAGAAAGATGTCCTAAAAGAACTATCTGAAAGACAGATAGTTATACTTGAATTGATATGCACATCACCAGAGGCAACTCTAATAGAAATGTCCAGAAAGCTTAAGGTGTCCGACAAGACTATTCAACGAGAGTTTACAGCTATTAGGAAACTTGGTATCAATATTGAGCGCCAAAATGGACGCAAGGAAGGTAAATGGGTTATCAAAATTGGGAAATAG
- a CDS encoding vWA domain-containing protein, whose amino-acid sequence MDNSAIYLQKALDAVECVFQCEYKNSLGIPMPEIKLLLADDKHYTTGEYYITIGNTWQIHLNFGKLPVSFAEFQEEVKVLTRHEIGHYMCCPFDTITYFRMLKCILSVYDKEFKHLDLQRINSICGDIANQAADIIVDSRNFYFNPKETVKSEINWILKCGGIENSPRHSKLMFLMKEAIWKTSLNIYESDTELKDIVSSLANTFLEDGIENKSLFTHKTEEYARVFFQLFIKDKNKNIKESNDQQQSGQQQSGQQQSGQQQSGQQQSGQQQSGQRQSGQQQNGQRQSGQQQNGQQQNGQQQSEQEINGSMSVKPKDGDKDGNALIFLDPEKVKDALEQLASETTISEFERILSAAGLNQLSEKDKEKLWFSVQSAGMIPIEEVGNEGAKDNYTYPTNWRIGDSIADLDMMLTYSTAPKLIPGITTKKWEQSVNEYFGVEQRQKDALLVVDTSGSMGAVSRETDNMHQAVLAAFGILNYFESRKGKIALVEFSDNVKEYISWTNEYERIRDKLLTNGSGGTQFPIHSIREILEQSKNELITVIITDGELGNINESVTFFEDYLNDENKLYVFLLGNSKSCRGYDRLAEIGAKVYQADNAIDFCDMVMDDLN is encoded by the coding sequence ATGGATAATTCTGCCATTTACTTACAAAAAGCATTAGATGCTGTAGAGTGTGTATTTCAATGTGAATATAAAAATTCACTTGGTATACCTATGCCTGAAATTAAACTATTATTGGCTGACGATAAACATTATACGACAGGTGAGTATTATATCACAATTGGTAACACATGGCAAATACATCTGAATTTTGGGAAATTGCCTGTTAGTTTTGCTGAATTTCAAGAAGAGGTTAAGGTTCTTACACGTCATGAAATAGGTCATTACATGTGCTGCCCATTTGACACGATTACATACTTTCGTATGCTCAAATGCATTTTGTCAGTTTATGACAAAGAATTCAAGCATCTTGATTTGCAAAGAATTAATAGTATCTGTGGAGATATTGCAAATCAAGCAGCAGATATTATTGTTGATTCTAGAAATTTCTATTTCAACCCAAAAGAAACTGTAAAAAGCGAAATTAATTGGATACTAAAATGCGGAGGTATTGAAAATTCTCCTAGACATTCCAAACTCATGTTTCTAATGAAGGAGGCCATTTGGAAAACAAGTCTGAATATTTATGAAAGTGATACTGAGTTAAAAGATATTGTAAGTTCTCTAGCAAACACGTTTCTTGAAGATGGCATAGAAAACAAATCTTTATTTACACATAAAACGGAGGAATATGCCCGAGTATTCTTTCAATTGTTTATAAAAGATAAAAATAAGAATATAAAAGAATCCAACGATCAGCAGCAGAGTGGTCAGCAGCAGAGTGGTCAGCAGCAGAGTGGTCAGCAGCAGAGTGGTCAGCAGCAGAGTGGTCAGCAGCAGAGTGGTCAGCGGCAGAGTGGTCAGCAGCAGAATGGTCAGCGGCAGAGTGGTCAGCAGCAGAATGGTCAGCAGCAGAATGGTCAGCAGCAGAGCGAACAAGAAATCAATGGTTCAATGTCGGTTAAGCCAAAAGACGGTGACAAAGATGGAAATGCTTTAATCTTTTTAGACCCAGAAAAAGTAAAGGATGCATTGGAACAGCTAGCTTCTGAGACAACCATAAGTGAATTTGAAAGAATCTTGTCTGCTGCCGGTTTAAACCAATTGTCAGAAAAAGACAAAGAAAAATTATGGTTTTCAGTTCAAAGTGCAGGAATGATTCCCATAGAAGAAGTCGGCAATGAAGGCGCAAAAGACAATTATACATATCCAACGAATTGGAGAATAGGAGATTCTATAGCAGATTTGGATATGATGTTAACATATTCTACTGCACCAAAATTAATTCCTGGAATTACGACGAAAAAATGGGAACAATCTGTAAACGAGTATTTTGGAGTTGAACAAAGACAAAAGGATGCGTTGCTAGTTGTAGATACTTCTGGAAGTATGGGAGCTGTTTCCAGAGAAACAGACAATATGCATCAAGCTGTTCTCGCAGCTTTTGGTATCCTTAATTATTTTGAATCACGCAAAGGTAAGATAGCCCTTGTAGAATTCTCTGATAATGTTAAAGAGTATATATCATGGACAAATGAGTATGAGAGAATACGCGATAAATTGCTTACAAATGGAAGCGGCGGTACTCAATTTCCAATTCATAGTATTCGAGAAATTCTGGAACAATCAAAGAACGAATTGATTACAGTCATTATAACAGACGGAGAGTTAGGCAACATAAATGAGTCAGTAACTTTTTTTGAAGATTACCTAAATGATGAAAACAAATTATATGTTTTTCTATTGGGTAATAGTAAATCTTGTCGAGGATATGATAGGCTCGCAGAAATTGGAGCTAAGGTTTATCAAGCTGACAATGCGATAGATTTCTGCGACATGGTTATGGATGATCTAAATTAA
- a CDS encoding AAA family ATPase yields the protein MKQLHKDIIGALDRLRVSSLYVHNAELPGAHFSIPELNGRKVYLVETLAVINAIVERGTMMLYGGHGGGKTTLSKYLGQIFMHYSKDKIEDCILRGHPQLTEEKILGSLDFAQMMNPELIKEGKVKVIWNDFVDSSWKIIDEINRLSPYAQNILLSLLAEGSVKYHNQSRTLAPFTLFATMNPKDNANFELSLPFLDRFALALPITMPDYDSFSTIGRKDKIDNNLNEWLRDFSLQDVQEEVKNIHYTDEAELFVNFLIDSYRLCCRISKETNESLSVDKTLCKGCHMDAKDKVCCKIKHPLSVRVKEDLYRYGKAIAWFLGDEKVEVKHIEILAPYLIWHRSELSKKFCDELVQNKCEHSSLRTDNDVLVDIQLDATKDIIKLIRKEFDGVKSFLFEFEDVKKGKLSEEEFDKLISASESSQNNFLILTSEIVPILKGKYAPVYNEICKYNDKISITTDFKTLKSIKDELAYRYDIPNRAYIFEQIVQRLRVLQSNEYTFTLTDESIKSVDSIRNLVLKVQPNFPKRVTMFKKIPLMDFNNDECELAIKCISQGKWEFYFKGEETNIIYKILSDING from the coding sequence ATGAAACAATTACATAAAGATATTATTGGTGCTCTAGATAGATTGAGAGTAAGCAGTCTTTACGTTCATAACGCAGAATTACCTGGCGCTCATTTTTCGATACCAGAATTAAATGGAAGAAAGGTATATCTTGTAGAGACACTGGCTGTAATCAATGCCATAGTTGAACGTGGAACTATGATGTTGTACGGTGGACATGGTGGAGGCAAAACGACTCTTTCAAAGTATTTGGGGCAAATATTCATGCATTATTCAAAAGATAAAATTGAAGACTGCATATTACGAGGACACCCGCAGTTAACAGAAGAAAAAATTCTTGGCAGCCTAGATTTTGCGCAAATGATGAATCCTGAATTAATCAAAGAGGGCAAAGTAAAGGTTATATGGAACGACTTTGTTGATTCCTCTTGGAAAATAATAGATGAAATTAATCGTCTTTCTCCATATGCTCAGAATATATTGTTGTCTCTTTTGGCAGAAGGTTCTGTAAAATATCATAATCAATCACGTACACTTGCTCCTTTTACTTTATTCGCAACTATGAATCCAAAGGACAACGCAAACTTTGAGCTGTCTTTGCCTTTTTTAGACCGATTCGCATTGGCTCTGCCCATTACAATGCCAGACTATGATAGTTTTAGTACAATTGGACGCAAGGACAAAATTGACAACAACTTAAATGAATGGTTAAGGGACTTTTCTTTGCAGGATGTTCAAGAAGAAGTAAAGAATATTCACTATACAGATGAAGCAGAACTATTTGTTAACTTTTTAATAGATTCATATCGACTCTGCTGTCGCATATCAAAAGAAACTAACGAGTCTCTTTCTGTTGATAAGACGTTATGTAAAGGATGTCATATGGATGCCAAAGATAAAGTATGCTGTAAAATAAAGCATCCTTTAAGCGTACGCGTAAAAGAAGATCTTTATAGATACGGAAAAGCTATAGCGTGGTTCTTGGGAGATGAAAAAGTAGAAGTAAAACATATTGAGATACTGGCTCCTTATCTGATTTGGCATCGATCTGAATTAAGTAAAAAATTTTGCGATGAGCTGGTCCAAAACAAATGTGAACACAGTTCTTTACGTACTGATAATGATGTTTTAGTTGACATACAGCTTGATGCCACAAAAGACATTATAAAGCTTATAAGAAAAGAATTTGACGGAGTCAAGAGCTTCTTGTTTGAATTTGAAGATGTAAAAAAGGGGAAATTGTCAGAAGAAGAATTCGACAAGTTAATTTCCGCATCAGAAAGTTCCCAGAATAACTTTTTAATATTAACGTCGGAAATTGTTCCAATCCTTAAGGGGAAATACGCTCCCGTATATAATGAGATTTGTAAATACAATGATAAGATATCCATTACAACTGACTTTAAAACGCTGAAATCTATCAAAGATGAATTGGCATATCGATATGATATTCCAAACAGAGCCTACATATTTGAGCAAATAGTTCAACGGTTAAGAGTATTACAATCTAACGAATATACATTTACTTTGACGGACGAATCAATTAAATCTGTGGATTCTATCCGTAATTTAGTTCTTAAAGTTCAGCCAAATTTCCCCAAAAGGGTCACAATGTTTAAGAAAATTCCTTTGATGGATTTCAATAATGATGAATGTGAGCTTGCAATAAAATGTATATCCCAAGGTAAATGGGAATTCTATTTTAAAGGAGAAGAAACAAATATAATTTATAAGATCCTGTCTGACATAAATGGATAA